From Chlamydiifrater volucris, one genomic window encodes:
- a CDS encoding pyruvate dehydrogenase complex dihydrolipoamide acetyltransferase: protein MLTLLNMPKLSPTMERGTIVKWHKKKGEAVKAGEVLLEIATDKAVLEHTAIDDGFVRALLVNEKDKVTVGSPILVLSSDPEEPCDLEQLLPKKPISDSSQNPASNEVVADASSSVGIQQSSITTSFMTFAPEPALTIPFSIPKEGKILASPLARSIAEKKNLDLSKVRGSGPGGRILKKDLESAPQRGPLGLSLSMEKPVYPGSYEVEDLSPMREAISQRLQASKNSIPHFYVRQKINASALMILRKQLSDEGLKFSFNDFILKACAMTLREFPNVNTGFDSVNNQIIKFSTIDISVAVSIDSGLITPIVRCADKKDLSIVSSEVKSLARKAKAGKLQDHEYKGGSFTLSNLGMVGITEFTAIINPPQAAILAVGGMEQEAMIVNDQVVPGNVCHLTLSVDHRVIDGMEAALFMKRLQHFLECPALLLLA from the coding sequence ATGCTGACGTTGTTGAATATGCCGAAACTCTCCCCTACTATGGAGAGGGGAACTATTGTGAAATGGCATAAGAAGAAAGGAGAAGCTGTCAAAGCTGGAGAGGTTCTTTTAGAGATAGCTACGGACAAGGCCGTATTAGAGCATACGGCCATAGATGATGGTTTCGTCAGGGCCCTTCTTGTTAATGAAAAAGATAAGGTTACTGTCGGTTCCCCTATTTTGGTTCTTTCCTCTGATCCTGAAGAGCCATGTGATTTAGAACAGCTTTTGCCCAAGAAGCCAATCAGTGATAGCTCACAGAATCCAGCTAGTAATGAAGTTGTTGCTGATGCGTCCTCCTCAGTTGGCATTCAACAATCTTCCATCACTACGTCTTTTATGACCTTTGCTCCGGAACCAGCTTTAACAATCCCTTTCAGTATTCCGAAAGAGGGTAAAATTTTAGCTTCGCCTTTGGCTCGTTCTATAGCTGAGAAAAAAAATTTAGATTTATCTAAGGTTAGAGGTAGTGGCCCTGGAGGAAGGATTTTAAAGAAAGATTTGGAAAGTGCTCCGCAGAGGGGGCCTCTCGGTTTGTCCTTGTCTATGGAAAAGCCCGTTTATCCAGGTTCTTATGAGGTCGAGGATCTCTCTCCAATGCGAGAAGCTATCTCTCAAAGATTACAAGCTTCGAAAAATTCGATTCCTCATTTCTATGTTAGACAGAAGATTAATGCTTCTGCTCTAATGATATTGAGAAAGCAATTATCAGATGAGGGATTAAAATTTTCCTTTAATGATTTTATTTTAAAGGCTTGCGCTATGACGTTAAGGGAGTTCCCTAACGTCAATACCGGTTTTGATAGTGTAAACAACCAAATTATTAAGTTTTCCACTATAGATATTTCTGTAGCTGTCTCTATAGATAGTGGGTTAATTACTCCCATAGTGAGATGTGCCGATAAGAAAGATTTATCAATTGTATCTTCTGAGGTAAAGAGTCTAGCTAGAAAAGCCAAAGCAGGTAAATTGCAAGATCATGAATATAAGGGTGGGTCCTTTACCCTTTCGAATTTGGGCATGGTAGGCATCACGGAATTTACGGCTATCATAAATCCCCCTCAGGCGGCTATCCTTGCCGTCGGCGGCATGGAACAAGAGGCTATGATAGTTAATGATCAAGTTGTTCCCGGAAATGTTTGTCATTTGACTCTATCCGTTGACCACAGAGTAATAGATGGTATGGAAGCAGCGCTTTTCATGAAACGATTGCAACATTTTCTGGAATGCCCAGCGCTACTCCTTTTGGCATAA
- a CDS encoding glycogen/starch/alpha-glucan phosphorylase, giving the protein MEGNSFDRTSVSVESMKNAILNRLQLGVVQQLETASNREIFSAISETVMEWLAKGWLETQSQYYKEDSKRVYYISMEFLLGKSLKSNLFNLGLLDIVRESVKQLGFDLDKLTEMESDAGLGNGGLGRLAACFLDSMATLGIPAYGYGIRYDYGIFHQKIIEGYQVEAPDEWLRYGNPWEICRGEYLYPVKFYGRVVHYTDERGKNIAEWTDTSEVLAMAYDVPIPGYGNNTVNTLRLWQAQSPQGFEFSYFNHGDYIRAIEDIALSENISRVLYPNDSISEGQELRLKQEYFLISSTIQDILRRYTKTYINLEKLSEKVSIQLNDTHPALGIAEMMHILVDREEMPWDNAWKMTKEIFNYTNHTILPEALERWPIGLFSKLLPRHLEIIQEINARWMETVEKNFPNDEQKKKFLSIIEENGTEKQISMATLAIVGSAKVNGVSAFHSELLRTTLFSDFASINKSQFTNVTNGVTPRRWLALCNPLLSDLLTEILGDGWITNLSILEKLHPMANDSAFRDKWGGIKAKNKGALARRIFGEIGVTVDPSSMFDCHIKRIHEYKRQLLNILRVIGDYMDIKENINPNPTPKTIIFGGKAAPGYFFAKLIIKLINSVADIINSDPSSSDFLKVVFIPNYRVSMAEIIIPAAELSEQISTAGMEASGTGNMKFAMNGALTIGTMDGANIEMKDYLKSENMFIFGLTESEIASMKPSYDPKSIYNSNLKVKKILDLINNGFFSPNEKDLFKPIVDKLLNEGDPYFVLADFDSYDQAHKFASELFKKPTEWTKKSIYNTAGMGYFSSDRTIKDYASNIWHVPFKAQS; this is encoded by the coding sequence ATGGAAGGAAATAGTTTTGACAGAACATCTGTTTCTGTTGAGAGTATGAAAAATGCCATACTAAACAGATTACAATTAGGAGTTGTCCAACAACTAGAAACAGCCTCTAACAGAGAAATTTTTTCTGCAATATCCGAAACTGTAATGGAATGGCTAGCAAAAGGGTGGTTAGAAACTCAAAGCCAATATTACAAAGAAGATTCTAAACGAGTTTACTATATCTCCATGGAATTTCTTCTAGGAAAAAGTTTGAAGTCTAACTTATTTAATTTGGGTCTCTTAGATATAGTTCGCGAATCTGTAAAACAGTTAGGATTTGACTTAGATAAACTTACTGAAATGGAGTCTGATGCTGGATTAGGGAACGGTGGGTTAGGACGGTTGGCTGCGTGTTTTTTGGATTCTATGGCAACATTAGGGATTCCAGCTTATGGTTACGGCATCCGTTACGATTACGGGATTTTCCACCAAAAAATCATTGAAGGCTATCAAGTAGAAGCGCCAGATGAATGGCTAAGGTACGGAAACCCCTGGGAAATATGCAGGGGGGAGTACTTGTATCCCGTGAAGTTTTACGGAAGAGTTGTCCATTATACAGATGAAAGAGGAAAAAACATAGCAGAATGGACGGACACTAGCGAAGTTTTGGCAATGGCCTATGATGTGCCTATCCCGGGATATGGCAACAATACTGTCAACACATTGCGGTTATGGCAAGCCCAGTCCCCTCAAGGATTTGAGTTTAGTTATTTTAATCATGGAGACTACATCAGAGCTATAGAAGACATTGCCTTGTCTGAGAATATTTCTAGGGTCTTGTATCCAAACGATTCTATCTCTGAAGGACAAGAATTAAGATTGAAACAGGAATATTTTTTAATATCATCAACAATTCAAGATATTCTTCGTAGGTATACTAAAACGTATATAAATCTCGAGAAATTATCTGAAAAAGTTTCAATTCAACTCAATGATACTCATCCAGCCCTTGGGATAGCTGAAATGATGCACATTTTGGTTGATAGGGAAGAAATGCCTTGGGATAATGCCTGGAAGATGACCAAAGAAATCTTTAATTATACAAATCATACTATCCTTCCGGAAGCGCTAGAACGTTGGCCTATAGGGCTCTTTTCTAAACTTCTTCCTAGACACTTAGAAATTATTCAGGAAATTAATGCCAGATGGATGGAGACAGTCGAAAAAAATTTTCCGAATGATGAACAAAAGAAAAAATTCCTTTCTATCATAGAAGAAAATGGAACAGAAAAACAGATAAGTATGGCAACTTTAGCTATCGTTGGATCAGCCAAAGTTAACGGAGTTTCTGCTTTTCATTCGGAACTACTGCGGACCACATTATTTTCCGACTTTGCTAGCATTAATAAAAGTCAATTTACCAATGTCACAAACGGAGTAACACCTAGAAGATGGTTAGCCCTTTGTAACCCTTTGTTATCAGACCTATTAACGGAGATATTGGGAGATGGTTGGATAACAAATTTGTCTATTCTAGAAAAATTACATCCTATGGCCAATGATTCTGCTTTCAGGGACAAATGGGGGGGCATTAAAGCTAAAAACAAGGGTGCTCTAGCTAGACGCATTTTTGGCGAAATAGGAGTCACTGTTGATCCTTCCTCCATGTTTGATTGCCATATAAAAAGAATCCATGAATATAAGAGGCAATTGTTAAATATTCTTCGCGTAATAGGGGATTACATGGATATCAAAGAAAACATTAATCCCAATCCCACTCCGAAAACAATCATCTTTGGAGGTAAAGCTGCACCAGGATATTTTTTTGCAAAACTTATTATTAAATTAATTAATTCCGTCGCTGATATTATTAATAGTGATCCATCTTCATCAGATTTTCTTAAGGTAGTTTTTATTCCTAATTATAGAGTATCCATGGCAGAAATTATTATCCCTGCAGCCGAATTATCAGAACAAATATCAACAGCTGGCATGGAAGCCTCAGGAACAGGCAATATGAAGTTTGCCATGAACGGAGCTTTGACCATAGGAACTATGGATGGGGCCAATATAGAAATGAAAGACTATCTAAAAAGTGAAAATATGTTCATTTTCGGGCTTACAGAATCCGAAATTGCTTCAATGAAGCCTAGTTATGACCCAAAAAGCATTTATAACAGCAATCTCAAGGTAAAAAAAATATTAGATCTTATTAATAACGGATTCTTTTCTCCGAACGAGAAAGATTTGTTTAAACCAATTGTAGATAAATTGTTGAATGAAGGGGATCCATACTTCGTTTTGGCTGATTTTGATTCCTATGACCAAGCCCATAAATTCGCATCAGAACTCTTTAAAAAACCAACCGAATGGACAAAAAAGTCTATCTATAATACAGCAGGTATGGGATATTTTTCTAGCGATAGAACCATTAAAGATTACGCCAGTAACATCTGGCATGTGCCCTTCAAAGCCCAGTCATAG
- the dnaA gene encoding chromosomal replication initiator protein DnaA, with protein MRAWEEFLLLQDKEIGKEIVDKWLRSLKVSCFDACNLYLEASDSFQLTWFEEHIRHKVKAQFVNNNGKAIRVHISSSEKSGEGRELPPIYDAQSSFFSIKDQELDENKTFAKFLITPENEPAFRILRNFGLPSPEGTEFPFNPIYLFGVEGSGKTHLMQSVAHELKKYGKRVLFVAAERFTEHLVAAIRAGEMQKFRSFYRKVDALFIEDIEIFSRKAATQEEFFHTFNSLHTEGKLIMLSSLHAPGDLKFMEERLVSRFEWGIVIPVQPLAKDGLRKFIYSKSQELFVRLHESSVEFLIQELVSNVKSILHALSLLSKRVAYRKCSQQLLYEKDIKYFLKDLLAEAEQIRLTPQKIIQSVANHSGISTEDILGRSQSREYVFPRQVAMYLCRTHLSLSYVKIGELFSRDHSTVISSIRLISKALESGDREASLSVKEIVQSLFSGHKELEYVSGETPPE; from the coding sequence ATGCGAGCTTGGGAAGAGTTTCTTTTATTACAAGATAAAGAGATAGGTAAAGAAATTGTAGATAAGTGGCTACGTTCTTTAAAGGTTTCTTGTTTTGATGCTTGCAATTTGTACTTAGAAGCCAGTGATTCTTTCCAGCTCACCTGGTTCGAAGAACATATCCGACATAAAGTTAAAGCTCAATTCGTAAACAATAATGGAAAAGCTATTAGGGTACACATTTCTTCATCGGAAAAAAGCGGAGAGGGAAGAGAACTACCTCCTATTTATGATGCGCAATCTTCGTTTTTTTCTATTAAAGACCAAGAGTTGGATGAAAATAAAACATTTGCAAAATTCTTAATAACGCCAGAAAATGAACCGGCTTTTCGAATTTTAAGAAATTTTGGCTTACCATCTCCTGAAGGAACAGAATTTCCTTTTAATCCCATTTATCTTTTTGGTGTTGAGGGATCAGGGAAAACGCATTTAATGCAATCTGTGGCACATGAATTAAAGAAATATGGCAAGAGGGTCCTCTTTGTTGCAGCTGAAAGGTTTACCGAACATCTCGTTGCAGCTATTCGTGCGGGAGAAATGCAAAAGTTCCGTTCCTTCTATAGAAAAGTGGACGCTCTCTTTATAGAAGATATTGAAATTTTTTCCAGAAAAGCTGCTACCCAAGAAGAATTTTTCCACACGTTCAACTCTTTACATACTGAAGGCAAGCTAATTATGCTTTCTTCCTTGCATGCTCCTGGGGATCTCAAATTTATGGAAGAACGCTTAGTAAGCCGATTTGAATGGGGAATTGTTATTCCAGTGCAACCTTTAGCTAAAGATGGCTTAAGAAAGTTTATTTACAGTAAGTCTCAAGAACTTTTTGTTCGTTTGCACGAGAGTTCTGTAGAATTTCTTATCCAAGAGCTCGTTTCAAATGTTAAAAGTATCCTTCATGCCCTTAGCCTATTGTCAAAGCGAGTTGCTTATAGAAAATGCTCCCAACAACTTCTTTATGAAAAAGATATCAAGTATTTCTTGAAAGACCTCTTAGCCGAAGCTGAGCAAATTAGGCTTACTCCGCAGAAAATTATACAGTCTGTGGCAAATCACAGTGGGATCTCTACAGAGGATATTTTGGGAAGATCGCAATCCAGAGAGTACGTTTTTCCTAGGCAAGTAGCCATGTACCTTTGCCGCACACACCTCTCTCTTTCTTATGTCAAGATAGGAGAACTTTTCTCCAGAGATCATTCAACGGTGATTTCATCTATTAGACTAATATCCAAAGCATTAGAGTCTGGAGACAGAGAGGCAAGCCTAAGCGTCAAAGAGATCGTTCAATCCCTTTTTTCGGGACACAAAGAATTAGAATACGTCTCAGGAGAAACGCCTCCTGAGTAA
- the yidC gene encoding membrane protein insertase YidC: protein MSKRVFLFVGLVSASFIGCQLFFGYKEFNGYKQVAEKQRETTTSVLSQLEHSGLGIVSWKQHTNSEKSTNRQAVVLGNAMLTLSNDSNSEPFLSCGGKDWGYLGKSYAFRGINVLLYENSAFKNSIVDMGKVFLPSVESEIPVLIVEFRNDRDPFVFPGRYKQGRVFSNDFSILGTSLVFWRSGTDYLPLGVYDSIEERLVHLDLPMTRAVVLNNSHTGIGSNNHYVLQNDYLQLVISEKSGAIEGINLPLASGRNKLSIVNEIETDRALATANPSEASFPGFSSIGFDKKKVAEEVGGYYPLLRRGSLDNADKALPQRYQSFNLVSGENFDHQVASFFRVVEFTSNQLVLESSDGQIRKNYSLPRDPINEPYCFNVAINVHYGNANIWVTSGIPEVEIMSGAFVPTLKYRTIKKGQGLLEKIKLPKAKSSILLSSSTHPEWVLNSNGYFGIIITPLGFSPKSFASVYVPGSTAITKLSLINKKNNQYPASKYPGYEFLLPLSTDNKTSSFRVYAGPLAEPTLSRIDETFGNASGGNPEYRSCLVFKGIFGFISEPFARLLFLVMKFFKFLTGSWGISIILLTVFLKIVLYPLNAWSLRSMRRMQKLSPYIQEIQKKYKHEPKRAQLEIMSLYKENKVNPLMGCFPMLIQLPFLIAMFDLLKSSFLLRGASFIPGWIDNLTAPDVIFSWETPVFLIGNQIHLLPIILGIVMFAQQKLSTTSRPGELTEQQRQQQAMGTMMALLFTVMFYNFPSGLNLYWLSSTVLGIAQQWATNKVLDRKHIKNEVILSKKRGHFR from the coding sequence ATGAGTAAACGGGTTTTTTTATTTGTAGGGCTGGTTAGTGCCTCTTTCATCGGGTGTCAACTTTTCTTCGGTTATAAGGAGTTTAATGGATACAAGCAAGTAGCGGAAAAGCAAAGGGAAACGACCACGTCTGTTCTTTCACAGTTAGAACATTCGGGGTTAGGAATAGTTTCCTGGAAACAACACACTAACTCTGAGAAGAGTACAAATCGTCAGGCAGTTGTTTTAGGGAATGCTATGCTTACCTTGAGCAACGATTCCAATTCGGAACCTTTTCTATCTTGCGGAGGGAAAGATTGGGGATACTTAGGAAAAAGTTATGCTTTTCGCGGTATTAATGTCCTTCTTTACGAAAATAGTGCTTTTAAAAATTCGATCGTAGACATGGGGAAGGTTTTTCTTCCTAGTGTTGAATCAGAAATTCCTGTCCTCATTGTAGAATTTAGGAATGACAGGGATCCTTTCGTATTCCCCGGGAGGTATAAGCAGGGGAGGGTTTTCAGTAACGATTTTTCCATCTTAGGAACATCTTTAGTTTTTTGGCGATCCGGAACCGATTATCTTCCTCTAGGTGTATACGATTCTATCGAAGAAAGATTGGTCCATTTAGACTTGCCCATGACTCGGGCTGTGGTTTTGAATAATAGCCATACCGGCATTGGGTCTAATAACCATTATGTTTTACAAAATGATTACCTTCAGTTAGTAATCTCGGAAAAAAGTGGAGCCATAGAAGGGATTAATTTACCTTTAGCCTCTGGCAGAAATAAACTTAGCATTGTCAATGAGATAGAGACCGATAGAGCTCTGGCAACGGCTAACCCATCTGAAGCATCATTCCCTGGCTTTTCTTCCATAGGATTTGACAAGAAAAAAGTAGCAGAAGAAGTTGGTGGTTATTACCCTCTCTTAAGAAGAGGAAGCCTTGACAACGCAGACAAAGCTCTACCTCAACGCTATCAGTCTTTCAATTTGGTGTCTGGAGAGAATTTTGATCATCAAGTGGCATCATTCTTCCGCGTAGTAGAATTTACAAGTAACCAATTAGTTCTTGAGAGTAGCGACGGGCAAATAAGAAAAAATTACTCCTTACCCAGAGACCCTATTAATGAACCATATTGCTTCAATGTAGCCATAAATGTTCATTATGGCAACGCAAATATATGGGTAACTTCTGGTATTCCTGAAGTAGAGATTATGTCCGGAGCTTTTGTTCCCACATTAAAGTACCGAACAATAAAGAAAGGACAGGGATTGTTAGAAAAAATCAAATTACCTAAAGCCAAGTCCTCCATATTGTTGTCTTCTAGTACCCACCCTGAATGGGTTCTTAACTCAAATGGGTACTTCGGTATAATCATCACTCCTTTAGGATTTTCCCCAAAAAGTTTCGCCAGCGTATACGTGCCTGGGTCTACAGCTATAACAAAGTTATCTTTAATAAATAAGAAAAACAACCAATACCCAGCTTCAAAATACCCCGGTTATGAATTTTTATTGCCTTTAAGTACTGACAACAAAACTTCGTCATTTAGAGTTTACGCAGGGCCTTTAGCTGAGCCTACTTTGTCTAGGATAGATGAAACTTTTGGAAATGCATCGGGAGGAAATCCAGAATATAGGAGTTGTTTAGTCTTTAAAGGCATTTTTGGTTTCATTTCGGAACCCTTTGCCAGACTACTATTTTTGGTAATGAAGTTCTTTAAGTTTCTCACAGGATCTTGGGGAATATCTATTATTTTGTTGACAGTTTTTCTCAAGATAGTCCTTTATCCCTTGAATGCTTGGTCTCTACGTTCTATGAGACGTATGCAAAAGTTGTCTCCATACATCCAAGAAATCCAGAAAAAATACAAACATGAACCCAAACGAGCTCAATTAGAAATTATGTCTCTGTATAAAGAGAATAAAGTTAATCCTTTAATGGGTTGCTTCCCCATGTTGATACAGTTGCCCTTTCTAATAGCTATGTTTGATTTACTAAAATCTTCCTTCTTACTCAGGGGCGCCTCCTTCATACCTGGATGGATAGATAATCTAACAGCTCCGGATGTCATCTTTTCTTGGGAAACACCTGTCTTTTTGATAGGCAATCAAATACATCTTCTACCAATAATTTTGGGAATAGTCATGTTTGCCCAACAGAAGCTTTCTACTACATCTAGACCAGGAGAACTTACTGAGCAACAAAGACAGCAACAAGCCATGGGCACAATGATGGCTCTTCTCTTTACTGTCATGTTCTATAATTTCCCTTCAGGATTGAACCTTTATTGGTTGTCTTCAACTGTCTTGGGAATAGCTCAACAGTGGGCCACAAATAAAGTGTTGGATAGGAAGCACATAAAAAACGAAGTCATTTTAAGTAAGAAAAGAGGACATTTTCGATAA
- the lgt gene encoding prolipoprotein diacylglyceryl transferase: protein MILSVLFWNPPNSIVLSEKWNVSLTWYGVLFSFGMFLSYISAAHLAAEALHTSNHRCNKKDVQAAFEAFILYAIFFVLIGARLGYVLCYGFPYYVKHPMEIIKVWRGGLASHGGVLGILIWIPIFTRIYRKKIPSLSTLFVLDVVCVSSGVSAFMIRLGNFINQEITGIPTNLPWAVAFGNPVDSLAGIPRHPVQLYEGVSYLVLFFILQKISYKNLDLIGKGLLSGITFLGIFLIRFLSEFLKSHQGIVLSKNSLLTMGQVLSIPFLFLGVILVFRHLIVRNYLSK from the coding sequence ATGATTTTATCTGTCTTATTCTGGAATCCACCCAACTCCATTGTTCTTTCAGAAAAGTGGAACGTTTCATTAACGTGGTACGGGGTATTGTTCTCTTTTGGTATGTTCCTGTCTTATATTTCAGCGGCACATCTTGCGGCCGAAGCACTTCACACCTCAAACCATCGTTGTAACAAAAAAGATGTGCAAGCCGCTTTTGAAGCTTTTATTTTGTACGCTATATTCTTCGTTTTGATTGGAGCTAGATTAGGTTATGTCCTTTGTTATGGATTTCCTTACTACGTAAAACATCCTATGGAAATAATTAAAGTATGGCGCGGGGGATTAGCTAGCCACGGCGGAGTTCTAGGAATACTAATCTGGATCCCCATATTCACCCGTATTTACCGTAAAAAGATCCCTAGCCTTAGTACCCTCTTTGTTCTTGATGTAGTTTGCGTATCTTCCGGAGTATCTGCTTTCATGATCAGGTTAGGAAATTTTATAAATCAAGAAATAACAGGGATTCCTACAAATCTCCCGTGGGCCGTAGCTTTTGGAAATCCCGTAGATTCTCTAGCAGGAATTCCTAGACACCCTGTCCAGCTATATGAAGGTGTAAGCTATCTTGTTTTATTTTTTATCCTTCAAAAGATAAGTTATAAAAACCTTGATCTAATAGGGAAGGGACTTTTGTCGGGGATTACTTTTTTAGGTATCTTTCTCATTCGATTTCTCTCTGAATTTCTTAAGTCTCACCAAGGAATAGTTCTTTCCAAGAATTCTTTGCTAACCATGGGACAAGTCCTGTCTATTCCATTTCTTTTTTTGGGCGTTATTTTGGTTTTTCGACACTTAATTGTCCGAAACTATTTATCTAAATAG
- the acpS gene encoding holo-ACP synthase: protein MLGIGTDIIEIRRVQRSVNRFRERFLKKIFTEEELLYCFSLQNPFPSLAVRFSAKEAVAKAVGTGISKELTWRDIEIQKAKGKPIIRLRRKFLIHGKTPEFHLSLSHSKEYAIATAIAFIAL, encoded by the coding sequence ATCTTGGGAATAGGCACAGATATTATAGAGATCAGAAGAGTTCAAAGATCAGTTAATAGATTTAGAGAAAGATTTTTAAAAAAAATCTTTACAGAAGAAGAGCTTTTGTATTGTTTCTCTCTGCAAAATCCCTTCCCTTCTCTAGCAGTTCGGTTTTCTGCCAAAGAGGCTGTAGCAAAGGCTGTTGGAACAGGGATCTCCAAAGAGTTAACTTGGAGGGATATTGAGATTCAAAAAGCGAAAGGCAAGCCGATAATCCGTTTGAGAAGAAAGTTCTTAATCCACGGCAAGACCCCCGAATTCCATCTTTCTCTGAGTCATAGTAAAGAGTATGCTATAGCCACGGCTATAGCATTTATTGCTTTATAA
- the trxB gene encoding thioredoxin-disulfide reductase has product MNHSKIIIIGSGPAGYTAAIYASRALLQPVLFEGFSQGIAGGQLMTTTKVENFPGFPEGVFGAELMASMKKQAETYGTRVLPKDVDSVDFSALPFKIYSGEEVYTCDSCIIATGASAKRLNIPGAGDDGFWQKGVTACAVCDGAAPIFKEKNLFVIGGGDSAAEEALFLTRYGKQIYLVHRRDSLRASKVMQEKLHNNPKVTILWNSEVSSVLGDSIVRSVEITNNVSKEKTIFEAGGVFFAIGHQPNTAFLNGALNLDDQGYIVTTPGTTKTSVEGVFAAGDVQDKIYRQAITAAGSGCMAALEAEAFLN; this is encoded by the coding sequence ATGAATCATTCAAAAATTATTATTATAGGATCCGGACCAGCGGGGTATACCGCTGCAATATATGCCTCTAGGGCTCTTTTACAACCTGTTTTATTTGAAGGGTTTTCACAAGGGATAGCTGGCGGGCAGCTCATGACTACGACAAAAGTAGAAAATTTTCCGGGGTTTCCTGAAGGAGTCTTTGGGGCGGAACTTATGGCATCCATGAAGAAACAAGCGGAGACATATGGAACACGGGTCCTACCTAAGGATGTCGATTCTGTTGATTTTTCTGCACTTCCTTTCAAAATTTATTCCGGCGAAGAGGTATATACCTGTGATTCTTGCATAATCGCCACCGGAGCATCCGCCAAAAGATTAAATATTCCTGGAGCAGGGGATGATGGATTTTGGCAAAAAGGGGTTACTGCTTGTGCTGTCTGTGATGGAGCTGCTCCAATTTTCAAAGAAAAAAATTTGTTTGTCATAGGAGGAGGAGATTCGGCGGCCGAGGAAGCTTTGTTTCTTACGAGATATGGGAAGCAGATTTATTTAGTTCATAGAAGAGACTCTTTGAGAGCTTCCAAGGTTATGCAGGAGAAACTACACAACAATCCTAAAGTAACTATTCTTTGGAACTCTGAAGTTTCCTCTGTACTAGGAGATAGCATCGTCCGTTCTGTAGAAATAACAAACAATGTATCAAAAGAAAAAACAATCTTCGAAGCAGGAGGGGTATTTTTTGCTATAGGACATCAGCCTAATACAGCTTTTCTCAACGGAGCCCTCAATTTGGATGACCAAGGATATATAGTGACGACTCCCGGGACAACAAAAACCTCTGTTGAAGGAGTATTTGCAGCGGGAGATGTTCAAGACAAAATCTACCGACAAGCGATCACTGCCGCAGGGAGCGGGTGTATGGCTGCCCTTGAAGCTGAGGCTTTTTTGAATTAA